GTAGCCAATAGCATTTCTTCATATCGCAATGCGATATGCGTGTAGCATGCTACGGGGGGGTGGCTTATTAGCTTCTTGTCACTACAAATAGGAGCTCACTTATTCCACTCAAtctacttaagtttttttttgacgtctcTTGTAGATCTTTTTGtggatttgcctcagatggatggattctttaactacttggccggacagtcCAATCAAGCGCCCTAACCCACTCTAGTATTGCTTTCTATAAAGGCTCCTAGATAAATGGCTGGAAATCAACCAATCTAGATAAAGTAACAAACTAGTTAGCTGCCAAGCTACCTACTTGCTTACTTaaatgagaaaaatattttcgcaGACTTTATTTGCTCAAATAGTTTCGGCCAATCTAGcagaaaataattatgttttaggtAAGAACgcaagaaaagcaaaaataactaGTTGGTTGTAGATAAGGGAAGTAGGTAAGCTACCTTACTTTCCtacatcatcatcgtcaaatggtatggttataggtaagtatttgaaCTTCATTTTGATTGTAGACTTAGGTAAATActtaatcaaacaaaaaaaagtttgcaaAGTCTGTATACCTACGTGTACGCCTAAATTCAGAAACGTCGCTATAAATATTGGTTTGTGTCACAATACACAAGATTTAAACCACCCCATGGCATTCACCCTATATTTCGCCCTACTTTCCACAAGTTTACCATAAAAACACTTACCCGGGTATGAAAGATCCGTTGGTTTGCGTCATATAGCCGTGTCTTTCCCGCCCACTAACGTCAACCCACATTCTCTGtcaaaattaactttttaaactttattttttttatggacGTAAACAAACCATGGCGCGGGGAATGCGCAGCGTTTAGCCGCCGCGAGATTTGTTTTGTAACTAGCGACGAAAGTACCTATTTGTGGTAAGGGCACGCGGCGTTGCTTCTAGGGGACTGCGCGCGCAAGGAGGGAAAATAAGAGTCAGCGGAACAAAGCTGAATGGTTAAGGGACcttgtattattttgtaaaacacTTGAATACTTAcacttgaaaatataaaaatctaggtgcttatgtaggtatgtcatCTAATAAATAAGTGATGCATAGGTGTAAGTATGATCATTAAACAGGTTAAATCTAGCAGGGTTGATTGAGTGTGTTTTATCTGCTGCTAAACATAAATAACTGAGATTTAAAATGATAAATTACAACAAGTTTAACAAATTGGCCGCCATTTTAAACAAACGAGACGgcgaggaaaaaaaatacatcgtgCGCCTGTACATAATTGATAAGCAACAACTATTATTACGACGTTGTTAAAAGTACATATAGATTGCTATTTTGATTTCAAAGGAgatcaatataaaatatttttataaacttatttacttatactatcATATCTTATACCTATATCATTGACAAGTTTATAATTTACAAATTATACCAAAAGCTTAGTGGAACAACTCCTGACGAACCGCTTCCCGTCCAAAAGTCTCCAAAATTCAGGCGGCGGCGTTTATAgagaaaagtattgtaaaaatacatttcattcATTAATAAATACATAGACCAGGTAAATCCGGTTCACTCATGGGTTCACTGTATTGaaagacaaattgaactgcttATTGTAGAGATTTTCGTAGATAGGCTTCCGTTCGATGTATCCGCGAttcaatataggtacctacctttataacaaataaaagaatataaatgtgaaatgaaaaAAGCAAAGAAATTATATTCATAACAAAGACCACTTGGTCTTTGATTCATAataatggtaaaaaaaataaaagcagaCAGGCCATTTAGATATggaaaaattgttttattgccataaaattaaataagtaaataatctttcgttttaatattaaaggGCATCTGATACctaaaaattttttttacagtaaTGGCCATTATTCtctatgttttgtattttacataataaaatctctttgtataaaaatataactaatCGATATTATAACTAACAATCGATTATTAACAGAAAACCGAACTCGAACCGAAAAGTATTATTTTGCTTTTGTGCTATAGTAATCGTGATTTAACTGTCAGTCAACAATGTCGATTTTTTGTGTCTGTGGTTGAAAAATACTGTGTGAGTCAAGTTGTACGTCGGtgttttattgcatttttaacaaaatttagCTGTTTTATGGCACCAAAGATTTGTTACAAATAATGTAAAATGGCTATAAACTTGGAAAAACATAAGAGTTCTTTGATCGCCGCGTGGAAGGACGTATTAGACGAGAAAACCGACACCGATTGGTACGTACACAAGCTTTCGTTGAGCGACCTACTTGCtggagaaaattaaataaacagccGGGTTGATTATTATAATGATCTGCTTATTGTGCGTGGCGACTGCACGGCCATAATCGCGACAAAAATGCTCACCCGGATGATTAGTCTGTTTGAAACATACTTTTTCATCGACTGTTGTTTTACGAATTGCACTCATTCGCTTACAAAGTGATCCCGTTCAACTTGAGCAGTACTAAATTGGTATAATTACCGTAATAGAATGACAGAAAAAACCTTTCATAGTGGTTATTGACCATATCTGGTTTATGTTGTTCTTGATTGCTAATTGACCCCATTTAGTTTaaataccatttttttataGTCTAAACAAGGATTCATTGTAATGCAAACAAGACctgttttgtatttctttgaTCTAGCAATATGAATATCAGAAATATTTAATGGAATGTTTTTTAATTGGCAAATATTTGTCCTCTAAAACTATTTCATTAATATTCATGCAATTTTCAGTCTAATATATAGGTATGTTATTTATTCCTTGCCTATATAGGCTTCATAATTCTCATGGTGCTGGGAcctttgtttagtaaaaaaaaaagaatttttatCTTCTTTCAAAGAAGGAATTAGCCAAAATATGTATACAAGCTGAGactaaagagaaaataaaaaaaatagtacattTTCCTCATGCTGTTGTACAAACTATAGTTTATatcattattttcatattgtCAAAGAACAATGGATGTGTTATTGTCACTTCATAATGTCATCTTATTATTTACGTCCTTGTTTGTATTATCTTAAGACAAATATATTAAAGTTAAGAATAAACTTTTATTGATAACATCCTTAATGTGTTTGCTAGTGATTTACAGTTATAGTAATTTATGCATTTGTATGATACAAGTCGATGATAAATGACTCTGCAGTAGAGTAGAAGAAAAAAAGGTAGAGACTGAAAAGTTCTAAGCTTCTAAgcatcaaatcaaattatactCTATTGCACATATACACAAATACTTATGCAAACaacatgaaaaaagaaaatgcccAAAAGTTGCCTACTTAGCAAGAAGGGTGCATATTGTACTCtgtctatttctcttttgttctgTATTTCTGTTTTTACTGTGTGTTATGTTGTGAATTAAAGTATAATGAGTGACGTTATTGCCCTTTTTCTTCCAGACTATGTGCTAcgtaatgaaaagaaaaattatCTTGTTTCATTGTCAATATCTAAAGTTAAATAATTGTCTTATTATACTGATTTGCTTACTCTCAAAAATTATGATTTGCGTCTCTTTTCAGGGCGTTATTTGGCTACGATGGCATGACAAATGATCTCAAATTCGTCAGCAAGGGCAACGGTGGCCTTTTGGAACTTATTGACGACTTCAACAGTGGTAAAATACAGTATGCATTCTTGAAAGTCGACGTCCCCAACGGAAACATATCAAAATATGTTCTTATCAACTGGCAGGTATGTTTTAGATAAGATTATGTAGAATGAATGAGATAATAGTTTTTGTAAGCTGGTGACTAATTCTATAGATATGAACtacaataacaatattattattactaacttATGATTGCTTAAACAAAATTCATTTGTTGGTAATTATTGTACAGCATTTATgtgcataatatattatattataggttTATTACAGTTTAATACTGAATATTCTGATTGATTTCTTCCTTATTagaaattgttttaataatctctaaatatatatttatgtattaataataacacAATACAAGGAAAACATTTACAATGTGGTTCGGTTTGTACTAATTGTTACacacttctcataaaaaaatcGAAGCATTTTGCAAGTTCatgtttcgtaaggattatcagaaaaatattcaaactagcattttataatttatttttgacccagtcaaataccctatctAAAATTGGGTAACGGaataggtttaagataaattataaaatgctaatctataaatagaagccagtctaagatgatcaaaagtcaatctcattttacttttcaacttatttccaaattttattcataaattaagtaacaatgagtacgaagtttgaccgcttttgacacaggatagtatttccatacaaactctaaagaaaactttcgttttgacgtttagtaaaaagtatctcatttgactaggttgtcaagtagcctattttgCAGGTGATGGACTGGTCACAATGTCCATGATGGAATGTTCATAATGTCCATGTTGCAACTTTGTACGAAAAGTGGTTTcaagatgaccaaaaatcaggcccttctttatttttaatttgttttttacatTCAATTATGAatgaagtaacaatgagtaagACATTTGACTACTTTTATATTGATGACACAATGCAgtagtatctcatttgactaagttattAAGTAGCTTATTGTATGCAGGCATCGTAGGGCACTGTTTGTGTGACTGATTGTGTATGTTAGACCAGTGACTGCACATTTCTTTTTCTGGCTAAATCTGCaatcagtatctttttttttctgtttactatgagcagatttgttataagtatcaGGTTGTGTCTCCCAGTGAGGACAGCTACTCATAATTAACTAGTCTATGACCTGAGTGGTTGTTCTTCTGAATGCTCTAGTATATCTTTTCTCGTGAGTCGCTTCCTATAAGTTTGATTGGTAAGTTGGATTGCCAATTCAATGGGATGTTTTTTCAGCCTTGGCTGCACATTTAAgtttattagtaataaaatatcttctcTACCCAGGGCGAAGGCGCGCCGACTGTCCGGAAGGGCACATGCGCGAACCACGTGAAGCATGTGATGCAGTTCTTCAGTGGGTTCCACCTCACCATGCACGCTCGTACTGAGGACGACCTGGATGAAAAGTTGATACTCGACAAGCTGTCTAAGGCTGGGTCTTCTGTGGGGTTCAAGTCCACAAAGTCAGAGGAACTGCCCCCCAGTGGCCCCATCGGGACGGCCTACCAGAAAGTTAATCCAGGTATACTTTTTAGATGATGTTATATATTACGATCAGTGATGTCCTGTTCGTtggaattttcccaaagtgggaatgttcctgaTGTACAAACcctttaatagtaataatagggctgctatttcttttttcaaattgttctatcTTGTACTCCGATCCTAGCCTAAAGGCTGGGTAGTAAAGCTctctttacataacttttgcggtTTTTCttatgttcccactttgggacaTACTTGCTAAGCAGCTAAACACATTCTGGCTTCTTTACATCCAATTCAACAGAGCAGAGGAAACGGTTCTTATATGACACTCAGATTGTTTACACCAATGACATACCTACAAcctctatttgtttatattgtgtGACATCCAGCCAATACAAACAACGTTTCACTGCCGCAGAGAGAATCCTCTCGCAAGGTCGCGTTTCAAtggaattttattataattacaataaggTCTACGTAAAATGCCTAGTTTACTAGCGCATCAAGATGTAAATATTTTACCGGAAAACGTGTTGGAGGAAATCAAAATGCGACGCGAGGCTTTGCGTAGAGGTATTTTTGGAATTTTACGtttgtatagggatgtgattacgtgtgattaataataataataatatttattaaagacaacacagatccatttatttgttaatGAATGATGAAACATTAATTAGTGCTGCAGTTGTTGCTCCTAAAATTTAGATGTGGTGTAAAGTTTGTTGTTCAAACTTGGTTAATAAAAGTACTCAAAACCGATATGATGTATGAAGACTGGTGATGAGTATATCGGCAATTCGGTGGCTTAAGACTATACAGACCTAAACTTGTCGGTAATTCATAATATAGAATTGATAATACCACTCGGCCTGGCGTAACCTTGGTGCTAATTCCTTGGtactattttaagttatacatgtaaTGGGTTGGGAAATAAACATCAAGAAACATAAAGTGAAACACATTTGTTCTAGTCCAAGAAATAAACTCCAAAGAACGGGATCAGTTCTGGATGAAGGAAGAACAAGAAGAGAAGAAACGCGTAGAAGCCGAGAGGAAAAGGAGAGAAGAGGTAAGATAGGGGTTTATAACTTTTATCTTCCAACAAAGTTCGAGATACACAGGCGTAAATGGAAGGGGTCTGGGAcgggagtttgtatgaaaacgtgGCGCGTCGTGCCCATGTCTCTCCCTAAACTAAACTGGATTTTATATGAGATCCCGCCCATAAAAcgtctatttaaaaaagttgaCAGGTACGTAACTTTTGAACACTTCAGCCGGCGGGAATTAttcaaccaatagccgtttgacgtccatctacgtattggtccaagcgctcgatatgaatcgcgtcgcgcgcggcgcgtttgtcatgcagacccggcacgATAGTTCACAGCATAAACCTGTTACGATGCAAAGAATTATATTATTTCAGGAAAAGAGAAAAGCAGAGGAGGATGTCAGGAGGAGAGATGAATTGGAAGCGGAGAGGAGAGCGAAGGCAGAAAGCGTTAAGTAAGACACTTTGTTTCTATTTTTCAACAATTTGAGGGGTTGAAGTAACGCTGTAGTGGCGCTGTGGACTGATTGTTCACAAAGTGGCTATCATTTTTTTAATACTACCCGACTTCTGTAAAATGGAGGGTTGTGTTTGATcgccatgtatgtatgtacgtacgtCTGTTCCCtcgtaacttctaaaccacttatcagaatttaacaaatgaggggtccttagaagcgtcttgattgacCGCTGGTTATAGGCTGTGTTGTGACAGCAAGttcaatgtggcgccatctagaggacataaactgatgAAGACATATTTTTTTCCCAAGAGTTTTGTATTGGGTATCAaataaatgcttaattttatatgtAGGTTATaaacctcgtataacaaatagacaaccaatctctgtaaaaaagtgtccgcggcaaatcttgtcacaagcgacgggGTGTATCGACACagttgcactttatttgaacagccataacatcttagagggaacgaacttacagtatctacataacttaatgaaTGCGTATTCTCTTCTtgtcgtgtcgatggcaaactaaatagtgtatcggcccaaaacttggcgctatctgcagcacTCATCAgatcctgcgtgcaggtgttcgggtaCGCACGACACGATGTAAGATTTATGTGGATGGATCTTcatagcgaatgtgagtctatttatAGGATGTTAGTGTTGTATGTAAGCTGTTTTGGATGTTTGAAAaatatgatgataatgatatcaGGAGCGAGGCGTCCGCGGCGGGCGTGGTGAGCGCGGGCGAGGCGCAGCGGCGGCAACGCTCGCAGGAGGCGCGCCAGCTCATCGGCTCCACGGCCGCCGCGCGGGCCATGTTCGAGCAGCACACTGCGCAGGGGCAgatggcgcggtaaacataaaaATCATTCATCAAAACgacatatttattacttatttatttcatcatcatcactaatttgtgAGCCacgcattttttttgacgtgacttattttagattagccgcagatggcattaactacttggccggacaaatggctgaaggctctcacccggtgccacgattaagacaacaggtctgagggtgcccagttgggatcgaacctcggctcaggacgtctgagaggaaaaatatttgaaagaattaatcgaccctagcgggtcgatagtgataagcgctgattgagggaagtcgtcgaccacgtcggcggggtcggtatcggggtctgagctgattggctgcctctatggctagagtaattgggtcgtgggGAAGTGGAAGCCCGGTTGGTCACTAATACTACATAACATCGGCAGCATAGTACACggccacttctcgccagctacgtttatgTACCATGTGAtagggggcgagtctattgccattaaccgggcacaaatcctggaaactcgAATTCACTGGTTTAAAACtcgagccaggattcgaaccaagCACTCCACGATATAAGTCACGCTTTCTCCTAACACAGCTGGCACGGATTCATCTCAATTAACATTTGCAAAGACCTTTTCAGCAAAATTTTTGTGACGACTATCAGCGTGGTAACAGCGCGAGCGCAGGGTTACGGGTAGCTTAGCACCGGTCGGGTACCTCCCGCGGGTCTTTATTAAGTGGTCGATTTTCTGTTGTGCTGAATAAGATGTAGTATTATGATTGTATCTACCTTATAAATAGTTTGAATATATAAAAACCTTACATTCTAGGTCAAACTCCAACGTACCAGAGAAGCCAGTCCGCAGTTCAGTGATAGCGCAGCGCATCAACGCATTCAGCCAACAAGCGAACAACACACCACCCCAGACATCCCCCATCAAATCTCCCTTAAAGTCCCCCCTCCAACCCAAAGCCACCCTCGACGACCAACCCCCCGAACAACCAAAGACAAGTCCTTTGAAAAACATTGACAAGATCAAAATGAGTTTGGAGAGTCCTTCGCAGATACAATACGAGCCAATTATAGACCCCGCAGACTTAAGTCCTAGTACGGAAAACGTACCGGACTCCTTCAGTGCCATTAGCTACGCGGAACATAAAGACTCTTACAGAGACATAGAGAACATTAACGACTTGAAGCAAAGCGAGCCTATGATAAAACAGAACATTCTAGAAAACGACATGTTTGATGCGTCGTATTCTAGTTCTAACGagaatgatgacgatgatagtGATAACAAGTTCAGTACGATAAAGCGATCTCCTTATAGTAAGAACAATATTGCTGAAGAGACTGGCAGGTCGGCGGAGCTCAGTAGACAGAACACAGTCATTGAGAACGTCAACTACAAGAAGGACCAGAATGGAACTGCTACGTTAGACGGTAACTATGTTATGACTTATATGGACTGGTTATTGAGCTGTCAAAGGCCCTTTAATACGGCTCATTTACGACCCATCATctttctagcattatcccgtttttcacagggtccgcttacctaacctgaagatttgacaggtccggttttttacagaagcgactgcctatctgaccttccaacccgcgaagggaaaaccagcccagggggcctaccggctaattcgccgaacttcggcgacttgatcacgattcagataaatcgaagttcggcgtttgGTACCGGGTAATTTCCGATGTTCATTGCAATCTGGATGAAAATCAATCCATAGATAATAATAGACATATTAGAGGGGTGCATGATGGAACGAATGACTTTTGGTCTTGCGTTTCGTTGAGACATTtggtaaacatttaatattttatatcattatgaaattaaaaaatacacactaattttgtatgttatttttattaattgataatatttttagttaatcactttgtaaagtcttacaaatgtttaaaacaaGAGAAAAATGCAACGACGGATAAAGCAACGACGGATAAAGCAAcgaaacgcaaaaaaaaaagttatatcaGCTGACATATTTGAATTCGCGCCGAAAGGACTTGCTTGAACTTCTACTTAGAAGTTGAAGAGTTTTGCTgctttattatctttttttggaTCTACACGAAAgaaatgtaagtacattattgttATCTAAATAGTGAATTTAGTGTTCTAGCAGCTTCGTTATGACAGTGATATTTTCAGATGCCTGCTTCCAAGCAAGTATCCGACGCCCAAGAACGGGTTCTCCTGCAGCTTATGGAGGAGAATCCCGAAATAGCCACCGGTCGCGTGAACAGCCAAGCTCCGGCCTTGGCTAAGCAGACGGTGGCTGCGTTCTGGGAGTCGTTGGCGTCCCGGCTCAACTCTATGGGCTCGGGCACCTCCAAACCGCCTTTGAAGTGGCGAGacgtaagtattattatacattaatattattgtaatgtgCTAAACCTATCAACAAACCTTAATAAAGAAGTTAAAATAACCTTTATTTGCCGACACCAACATTTGCCTTAATCTTTTGAGCCATCATCTTCCTTCACATCTTTCTCACAAACCTCAGCTAACTAAAATAAACTGCATATAGAAATACAAGCTCACAGTATCTTAAGTGTACATTAATTTTACACTTAAGTGCTTGTAAGGAACATATTAACCTTTAACAAATGTTtccaaataaattatcataaggtGTTTTTGTTTCGTTAGTACTGGACTGAAAGAAAGTACAGTGTGAGGAAGAAGGCCGCGAAATTGCGATCACATGCAACTGGCACTGGTGGTGGGCCTTCTAAGATGGCGAAATTATCAGATGTGGAGGAAGTCATTTTACAGATTATTGGGAAGGTGGCAGTTTTTGGGAACCCAGAAGTGCAAATCCCGTTTGATGTTGGTTTTTCTTAATGCTTTTTAATACTTCTTCTA
This sequence is a window from Pectinophora gossypiella chromosome 14, ilPecGoss1.1, whole genome shotgun sequence. Protein-coding genes within it:
- the LOC126372751 gene encoding drebrin-like protein B; the protein is MAINLEKHKSSLIAAWKDVLDEKTDTDWALFGYDGMTNDLKFVSKGNGGLLELIDDFNSGKIQYAFLKVDVPNGNISKYVLINWQGEGAPTVRKGTCANHVKHVMQFFSGFHLTMHARTEDDLDEKLILDKLSKAGSSVGFKSTKSEELPPSGPIGTAYQKVNPVQEINSKERDQFWMKEEQEEKKRVEAERKRREEEKRKAEEDVRRRDELEAERRAKAESVKSEASAAGVVSAGEAQRRQRSQEARQLIGSTAAARAMFEQHTAQGQMARSNSNVPEKPVRSSVIAQRINAFSQQANNTPPQTSPIKSPLKSPLQPKATLDDQPPEQPKTSPLKNIDKIKMSLESPSQIQYEPIIDPADLSPSTENVPDSFSAISYAEHKDSYRDIENINDLKQSEPMIKQNILENDMFDASYSSSNENDDDDSDNKFSTIKRSPYSKNNIAEETGRSAELSRQNTVIENVNYKKDQNGTATLDDVSPEGMEEEGTIYEDLDDDPGLTARALYDYQAADESEITFDPGDIITHIEQIDAGWWQGLGPHGTFGLFPANYVELLPCTPR